A window of the Gossypium hirsutum isolate 1008001.06 chromosome A05, Gossypium_hirsutum_v2.1, whole genome shotgun sequence genome harbors these coding sequences:
- the LOC107958513 gene encoding ferredoxin--NADP reductase, root isozyme, chloroplastic, whose amino-acid sequence MAQSTVSQVSVAVPVGNDISLRRSVANRNIISFGNKSWASTLAFDLKSRNAQKNKPYIVCLSVQQASKSKIAVSPLELEIAKEPPLNTFKPKEPYTATIVSVERLVGPKAPGETCHIVIDHGGNVPYWEGQSYGVIPPGENPKKPGSPHNVRLYSIASSRYGDSFDGKTTSLCVRRAVYYDTETGKEDPSKSGVCSNFLCNCKPGDKVQITGPSGKIMLLPEDNPNANHIMIATGTGVAPFRGYLRRMFMEDVTFKFKGLAWLFLGVANKDSLLYDDEFTKYLKDYPDQFRYDLALSREQKNKSGGKMYVQDKIEEYSDEIFKLLDDGAHIYFCGLRGMMPGIQETLKRVAEQRGENWDEKLSQLKKNKQWHVEVY is encoded by the exons AGGAACATTATAAGCTTTGGTAACAAGTCATGGGCTTCCACCTTGGCTTTTGATTTGAAATCACGAAATGCACAGAAGAACAAACCGTACATAGTATGCCTGTCAGTGCAACAAGCCAGCAAATCCAAGATTGCAGTTTCACCTTTGGAGTTGGAAATTGCAAAAGAGCCCCCACTAAATACATTCAAGCCCAAGGAGCCTTACACAGCTACCATCGTTTCTGTTGAGAGACTTGTCGGTCCAAAAGCTCCAGGCGAGACTTGTCATATTGTCATTGATCATGGCGGTAATGTTCCATACTGGGAAGGGCAGAGCTATGGTGTTATCCCTCCT GGTGAAAATCCAAAGAAACCAGGTTCTCCCCACAATGTTCGTCTGTATTCCATAGCATCATCCAGGTATGGAGATTCTTTTGATGGCAAGACAACCAGTTTGTGTGTCCGTCGTGCTGTCTATTATGACACTGAGACTGGAAAGGAGGATCCGTCGAAAAGTGGTGTATGTAGCAATTTCCTATGCAATTGTAAGCCTGGAGATAAAGTTCAGATCACTG GCCCTTCTGGCAAGATAATGCTTTTGCCTGAAGATAACCCAAATGCCAACCACATAATGATAGCCACTGGAACTGGTGTAGCTCCCTTCAGAGGCTACCTCCGCCGCATGTTCATGGAAGATGTTACTTTCAAGTTCAAAGGCCTTGCATGGCTTTTCCTCGGGGTGGCCAACAAGGACAGTCTCCTTTATGATGATGAGTTTACCAAATACCTCAAGGACTACCCTGATCAATTCCGGTACGATCTAGCTCTTAGCAGAGAGCAAAAGAACAAGAGTGGAGGCAAGATGTACGTTCAGGACAAGATTGAGGAATACAGTGACGAAATTTTCAAGCTCTTGGACGATGGAGCCCATATATATTTCTGTGGGCTCAGGGGAATGATGCCCGGGATCCAAGAAACATTGAAGAGGGTTGCGGAGCAGAGAGGAGAGAACTGGGATGAGAAGCTTTCACAGCTGAAGAAGAACAAACAATGGCATGTAGAAGTATATTAG
- the LOC107958512 gene encoding ADP-ribosylation factor GTPase-activating protein AGD12, which produces MNGVKKSTSAKIKLRGLLNQSDNRTCADCGAPDPKWASANIGVFLCLKCCGVHRSLGTHISKVLSVALDEWSDEEIDAMIEVGGNSSANSIYEAYIPEGYTKPGPNASNDERRKFIKSKYELQEFLKPSLRITSGKDSSSSSTQSNISGKILDTILSNSTQKEGMVEFIGLLKVKVVKGTNLAVRDMMTSDPYVVLTLGKQTVQSTVISSNLNPVWNEELMLSVPSNYGPVKLQVYDHDTFSADDIMGEAEIDIQPLITSATSYGNPEMFGNMQIGKWLQSHDNALMEDSIVNIIDGKVKQDVSLKLQNVECGELYLELEWLPLDQ; this is translated from the exons ATGAATGGAGTAAAAAAGTCTACCTCAG caaaaataaaattgagggGCTTATTGAATCAATCTGATAATCGCACTTGTGCTGATTGTGGTGCTCCAGATCCAAAGTGGGC ATCAGCAAATATTGGAGTCTTTTTATGCTTGAAATGTTGTGGTGTGCACAGAAGCCTCGGTACACACATATCCAAG GTTTTATCTGTGGCATTGGATGAATGGTCTGATGAAGAAATTGATGCCATGATTGAAGTTGGAGGAAATTCCTCTGCTAATTCAATCTATGAGGCTTATATACCTGAAGGTTATACAAAGCCTGGCCCAAATGCTAGTAATGATGAGCGGAGGAAATTCATTAA GTCCAAGTATGAACTTCAAGAATTTTTGAAGCCCAGCTTGCGGATCACATCAGGGAaggattcttcttcttcttctactcaATCGAACATTTCTGGAAAGATTTTGGATACTATCCTATCAAATTCGACACAGAAG GAAGGCATGGTTGAATTTATTGGGTTACTGAAGGTCAAAGTAGTAAAAGGCACAAATTTAGCTGTCCGGGATATGATGACGAGTGATCCTTATGTTGTCCTGACTCTTGGGAAGCAG ACTGTTCAGTCGACTGTAATATCAAGCAACTTGAATCCAGTCTGGAATGAGGAATTAATGTTATCGGTTCCTAGCAACTATGGGCCTGTTAAGTTG CAAGTATATGATCATGACACGTTCTCAGCTGATGATATAATGGGAGAAGCAGAGATTGATATCCAGCCCTTGATAACATCTGCAACATCATATGGGAACCCGGAAATGTTTGGGAATATGCAGATCGGAAAATGGCTGCAGTCCCATGATAATGCCCTTATGGAGGATAGCATCGTCAACATCATTGATGGGAAGGTGAAACAAGATGTATCACTCAAGCTCCAAAATGTTGAATGTGGAGAACTTTATCTAGAATTAGAGTGGCTGCCTCTTGATCAGTAA
- the LOC107958511 gene encoding 2-succinylbenzoate--CoA ligase, chloroplastic/peroxisomal isoform X1, translating to MGILSEAHICQCFSRLATQKRNSLVTINGARQKTGQQLVDSVLSLARGLLQLGLQNGDVVAISAFNSDWYLEWILAVAFIGGIVAPLNYRWSFEEARMAMVTIRPKMLVTDESCYYWHSAARGDAIPSLRWHVSLSSPSLDIINKYNMLTAEMLVEQSVIYGSMNYSFAPEGAVIICFTSGTTGRPKGVVISHTALIVQSLAKVAIVGYSEDDVYLHTAPLCHIGGLSSAMAMLMVGACHAFIPKFEATLALEAIEQHHVTSLITVPAMMADLISSVRLKRIQKGCDSVKKILNGGGGLSDNLIKDATRLFPRAKLLSAYGMTETCSSLTFTTLFEPMLEASGTSLQMLAVTNSSPVKARGVCVGKPAPHVEIKICVDGSSNVGRILTRGPHVMLRYWDQIPEKASNSVEETWLDTGDIGFIDDHGNLWLVGRTNGHIKSGGENIYPEEVEAVLIQHPGVLSSVVVGIPDPRLTELVVACIRLRENWQWSDDSFKYSVQSNELFLSSTILRLHCREKNLTGFKIPKIFILWKTQFPLTTTGKIRRDQIRKEVMSQQLSFPNKL from the exons ATGGGAATTTTGTCAGAGGCCCATATTTGCCAGTGCTTCAGCCGCTTGGCCACCCAAAAACGCAACTCCCTCGTTACCATCAACGGGGCTCGCCAGAAAACCGGCCAGCAGTTGGTCGATAGCGTCCTAAGTCTGGCTCGTGGCCTGCTCCAACTTGGCCTCCAAAACGGCGATGTCGTTGCAATCTCTGCTTTTAACAG TGATTGGTATCTAGAGTGGATACTAGCTGTTGCATTTATTGGAGGCATCGTTGCTCCTTTGAATTATCGATGG AGCTTTGAAGAGGCAAGAATGGCAATGGTAACCATAAGACCAAAAATGTTGGTGACAGATGAGAGCTGTTACTATTGGCATTCTGCAGCCCGGGGAGATGCTATACCATCTTTAAGGTGGCATGTCTCACTAAGCTCCCCTTCCttggacattataaacaaatacAACA TGTTAACTGCGGAAATGCTTGTGGAGCAATCTGTAATATATGGATCTATGAATTATTCATTTGCGCCAGAGGGTGCCGTTATAATATGCTTCACGTCAG GAACTACTGGGAGGCCAAAGGGAGTTGTCATAAGCCATACAGCTTTAATTGTACAATCCCTGGCAAAAGTTGCAATTGTTGGTTACAGTGAGGATGAT GTTTATTTACATACTGCTCCCTTGTGCCACATTGGTGGTTTGTCCTCAGCCATGGCCATGCTAATGGTAGGAGCTTGCCATGCCTTCATACCCAAGTTTGAAGCTACACTAGCCCTTGAAGCCATAGAACAACACCATGTGACTTCTCTTATTACTGTCCCAGCAATGATGGCTGATCTAATCTCATCAGTCAG GCTGAAGCGAATTCAGAAGGGATGTGACAGTGTGAAGAAGATACTAAATGGAGGAGGAGGCCTATCGGACAACCTTATTAAAGATGCAACCAGATTATTCCCCAGAGCAAAACTTCTTTCAGCTTATG GGATGACGGAGACATGTTCTTCTCTAACCTTCACGACCCTCTTCGAGCCAATGCTCGAGGCATCTGGTACATCACTTCAGATGTTAGCCGTAACTAATTCAAGTCCGGTCAAAGCACGAGGGGTTTGTGTTGGCAAGCCTGCTCCACATGTTGAAATAAAGATATGTGTTGATGGCTCTTCTAATGTTGGAAGAATTCTCACCAGAGGTCCGCATGTAATGCTAAGATACTGGGATCAAATTCCAGAAAAGGCATCAAATTCTGTTGAAGAAACTTGGCTAGACACGGGTGACATCGGGTTCATTGATGACCATGGTAACTTGTGGCTTGTTGGGCGAACCAACGGTCATATCAAAAGCGGAGGAGAAAATATATACCCTGAAGAG GTAGAGGCAGTGCTAATACAACATCCAGGGGTTCTTTCCTCCGTTGTTGTAGGAATTCCAGATCCTCGCCTAACAGAGTTGGTTGTTGCCTGTATTCGGTTAAGAGAGAATTGGCAGTGGTCTGATGACAGTTTTAAATACTCAGTTCAAAGCAACGAGCTATTCCTGTCTAGTACAATTCTTCGACTTCATTGTAGAGAAAAGAATTTAACTGG GTTTAAAATACCaaagatatttattttatggaagACCCAATTTCCACTAACAACAACCGGAAAGATAAGAAGAGACCAAATTAGAAAAGAAGTTATGTCCCAGCAATTATCTTTTCCTAACAAACTTTGA
- the LOC107958511 gene encoding 2-succinylbenzoate--CoA ligase, chloroplastic/peroxisomal isoform X2 — translation MAMVTIRPKMLVTDESCYYWHSAARGDAIPSLRWHVSLSSPSLDIINKYNMLTAEMLVEQSVIYGSMNYSFAPEGAVIICFTSGTTGRPKGVVISHTALIVQSLAKVAIVGYSEDDVYLHTAPLCHIGGLSSAMAMLMVGACHAFIPKFEATLALEAIEQHHVTSLITVPAMMADLISSVRLKRIQKGCDSVKKILNGGGGLSDNLIKDATRLFPRAKLLSAYGMTETCSSLTFTTLFEPMLEASGTSLQMLAVTNSSPVKARGVCVGKPAPHVEIKICVDGSSNVGRILTRGPHVMLRYWDQIPEKASNSVEETWLDTGDIGFIDDHGNLWLVGRTNGHIKSGGENIYPEEVEAVLIQHPGVLSSVVVGIPDPRLTELVVACIRLRENWQWSDDSFKYSVQSNELFLSSTILRLHCREKNLTGFKIPKIFILWKTQFPLTTTGKIRRDQIRKEVMSQQLSFPNKL, via the exons ATGGCAATGGTAACCATAAGACCAAAAATGTTGGTGACAGATGAGAGCTGTTACTATTGGCATTCTGCAGCCCGGGGAGATGCTATACCATCTTTAAGGTGGCATGTCTCACTAAGCTCCCCTTCCttggacattataaacaaatacAACA TGTTAACTGCGGAAATGCTTGTGGAGCAATCTGTAATATATGGATCTATGAATTATTCATTTGCGCCAGAGGGTGCCGTTATAATATGCTTCACGTCAG GAACTACTGGGAGGCCAAAGGGAGTTGTCATAAGCCATACAGCTTTAATTGTACAATCCCTGGCAAAAGTTGCAATTGTTGGTTACAGTGAGGATGAT GTTTATTTACATACTGCTCCCTTGTGCCACATTGGTGGTTTGTCCTCAGCCATGGCCATGCTAATGGTAGGAGCTTGCCATGCCTTCATACCCAAGTTTGAAGCTACACTAGCCCTTGAAGCCATAGAACAACACCATGTGACTTCTCTTATTACTGTCCCAGCAATGATGGCTGATCTAATCTCATCAGTCAG GCTGAAGCGAATTCAGAAGGGATGTGACAGTGTGAAGAAGATACTAAATGGAGGAGGAGGCCTATCGGACAACCTTATTAAAGATGCAACCAGATTATTCCCCAGAGCAAAACTTCTTTCAGCTTATG GGATGACGGAGACATGTTCTTCTCTAACCTTCACGACCCTCTTCGAGCCAATGCTCGAGGCATCTGGTACATCACTTCAGATGTTAGCCGTAACTAATTCAAGTCCGGTCAAAGCACGAGGGGTTTGTGTTGGCAAGCCTGCTCCACATGTTGAAATAAAGATATGTGTTGATGGCTCTTCTAATGTTGGAAGAATTCTCACCAGAGGTCCGCATGTAATGCTAAGATACTGGGATCAAATTCCAGAAAAGGCATCAAATTCTGTTGAAGAAACTTGGCTAGACACGGGTGACATCGGGTTCATTGATGACCATGGTAACTTGTGGCTTGTTGGGCGAACCAACGGTCATATCAAAAGCGGAGGAGAAAATATATACCCTGAAGAG GTAGAGGCAGTGCTAATACAACATCCAGGGGTTCTTTCCTCCGTTGTTGTAGGAATTCCAGATCCTCGCCTAACAGAGTTGGTTGTTGCCTGTATTCGGTTAAGAGAGAATTGGCAGTGGTCTGATGACAGTTTTAAATACTCAGTTCAAAGCAACGAGCTATTCCTGTCTAGTACAATTCTTCGACTTCATTGTAGAGAAAAGAATTTAACTGG GTTTAAAATACCaaagatatttattttatggaagACCCAATTTCCACTAACAACAACCGGAAAGATAAGAAGAGACCAAATTAGAAAAGAAGTTATGTCCCAGCAATTATCTTTTCCTAACAAACTTTGA
- the LOC107958511 gene encoding 2-succinylbenzoate--CoA ligase, chloroplastic/peroxisomal isoform X3, translating into MFCIFALHISPFHFFFISSLFVMNQSKEENEICILIINLSVKFCFLFRQIFLNVQTILVLGFHFPWLYIGTTGRPKGVVISHTALIVQSLAKVAIVGYSEDDVYLHTAPLCHIGGLSSAMAMLMVGACHAFIPKFEATLALEAIEQHHVTSLITVPAMMADLISSVRLKRIQKGCDSVKKILNGGGGLSDNLIKDATRLFPRAKLLSAYGMTETCSSLTFTTLFEPMLEASGTSLQMLAVTNSSPVKARGVCVGKPAPHVEIKICVDGSSNVGRILTRGPHVMLRYWDQIPEKASNSVEETWLDTGDIGFIDDHGNLWLVGRTNGHIKSGGENIYPEEVEAVLIQHPGVLSSVVVGIPDPRLTELVVACIRLRENWQWSDDSFKYSVQSNELFLSSTILRLHCREKNLTGFKIPKIFILWKTQFPLTTTGKIRRDQIRKEVMSQQLSFPNKL; encoded by the exons ATGTTTTGTATTTTTGCTCTCCATATTTCcccttttcactttttttttatctcttcATTATTTGTCATGAATCAAAGCAAAGAGGAAAATGAAATTTGCATCTTAATTATTAACTTAAGTGTTAAGTTTTGCTTTTTATTCCGTCAAATATTCTTAAATGTGCAAACTATCTTAGTGCTTGGTTTTCATTTTCCTTGGCTATATATAGGAACTACTGGGAGGCCAAAGGGAGTTGTCATAAGCCATACAGCTTTAATTGTACAATCCCTGGCAAAAGTTGCAATTGTTGGTTACAGTGAGGATGAT GTTTATTTACATACTGCTCCCTTGTGCCACATTGGTGGTTTGTCCTCAGCCATGGCCATGCTAATGGTAGGAGCTTGCCATGCCTTCATACCCAAGTTTGAAGCTACACTAGCCCTTGAAGCCATAGAACAACACCATGTGACTTCTCTTATTACTGTCCCAGCAATGATGGCTGATCTAATCTCATCAGTCAG GCTGAAGCGAATTCAGAAGGGATGTGACAGTGTGAAGAAGATACTAAATGGAGGAGGAGGCCTATCGGACAACCTTATTAAAGATGCAACCAGATTATTCCCCAGAGCAAAACTTCTTTCAGCTTATG GGATGACGGAGACATGTTCTTCTCTAACCTTCACGACCCTCTTCGAGCCAATGCTCGAGGCATCTGGTACATCACTTCAGATGTTAGCCGTAACTAATTCAAGTCCGGTCAAAGCACGAGGGGTTTGTGTTGGCAAGCCTGCTCCACATGTTGAAATAAAGATATGTGTTGATGGCTCTTCTAATGTTGGAAGAATTCTCACCAGAGGTCCGCATGTAATGCTAAGATACTGGGATCAAATTCCAGAAAAGGCATCAAATTCTGTTGAAGAAACTTGGCTAGACACGGGTGACATCGGGTTCATTGATGACCATGGTAACTTGTGGCTTGTTGGGCGAACCAACGGTCATATCAAAAGCGGAGGAGAAAATATATACCCTGAAGAG GTAGAGGCAGTGCTAATACAACATCCAGGGGTTCTTTCCTCCGTTGTTGTAGGAATTCCAGATCCTCGCCTAACAGAGTTGGTTGTTGCCTGTATTCGGTTAAGAGAGAATTGGCAGTGGTCTGATGACAGTTTTAAATACTCAGTTCAAAGCAACGAGCTATTCCTGTCTAGTACAATTCTTCGACTTCATTGTAGAGAAAAGAATTTAACTGG GTTTAAAATACCaaagatatttattttatggaagACCCAATTTCCACTAACAACAACCGGAAAGATAAGAAGAGACCAAATTAGAAAAGAAGTTATGTCCCAGCAATTATCTTTTCCTAACAAACTTTGA